In one window of Armatimonadota bacterium DNA:
- a CDS encoding pyrroline-5-carboxylate reductase, whose amino-acid sequence MPEDSLAFIGGGNMARALIGGLLAAGRDPATIRVADPEPGARGELEASFAGVAVFGDNASAVRGASTWVLAVKPQHARAVASGLATLAQASRPLVVSVAAGIRVADLRRWLGAGVSVVRTMPNRPALIGAGMTALFAEPSVTPGQRERAEKILAAVGAYLWIEDESLMDAVTAVSGSGPAYVFLLVEMLEAAAAAEGLDAAAARRLAVETVHGAARMARELGEDPATLREQVTSRGGTTAAALGVLEAAGIRGTFAAAVHAGTLRSRELAEESGD is encoded by the coding sequence ATGCCTGAAGACTCCCTGGCATTCATCGGGGGCGGCAACATGGCGCGGGCCCTGATCGGCGGCCTGCTCGCGGCCGGTCGCGACCCCGCGACGATCCGCGTCGCCGATCCCGAGCCCGGGGCGCGAGGCGAGCTCGAGGCGTCCTTCGCCGGCGTCGCGGTGTTCGGGGACAACGCGTCGGCCGTCCGGGGCGCTTCCACCTGGGTGCTGGCCGTCAAGCCGCAGCACGCCCGCGCGGTGGCGAGCGGCCTCGCGACGCTGGCGCAGGCTTCCCGGCCGCTCGTCGTGTCGGTCGCGGCCGGCATCCGCGTTGCCGACCTGCGGCGCTGGCTCGGTGCCGGCGTGTCCGTGGTGCGCACCATGCCCAACCGGCCGGCACTGATCGGCGCGGGCATGACGGCGCTCTTCGCGGAACCGTCGGTGACGCCCGGGCAGAGGGAGCGCGCGGAGAAGATCCTGGCCGCGGTCGGCGCGTACCTCTGGATCGAGGACGAGTCGCTCATGGACGCCGTCACGGCCGTATCCGGCAGCGGCCCGGCCTACGTCTTCCTGCTGGTCGAGATGCTCGAGGCCGCGGCAGCCGCCGAGGGCCTCGACGCGGCAGCCGCCCGGCGCCTCGCCGTCGAGACGGTGCACGGCGCCGCGCGCATGGCGCGCGAACTCGGCGAGGATCCGGCGACGCTGCGCGAGCAGGTGACGTCCCGCGGAGGGACCACCGCCGCGGCGCTTGGCGTGCTGGAAGCCGCCGGCATTCGTGGTACCTTCGCCGCGGCGGTTCACGCGGGCACCCTGCGCTCGCGCGAGCTCGCCGAGGAATCCGGAGACTGA
- a CDS encoding type IV pilus twitching motility protein PilT, which produces MAVDIAQLLAFAVKNKASDLHLSAGVPPMIRVDGDMKRINMPPLTHKEVHSMVYDIMNDKQRKTYEEFFETDFSFEVPSLARFRVNAFNQNRGAGAVFRNIPSTVLTLDDLAAPKVFKDLCLLPRGLVLVTGPTGSGKSTTLAAMIDYVNINRPDHIITIEDPIEFVHESKRSLVNQREVHRDTLGFSEALRSALREDPDVILVGELRDLETIRLALTAAETGHLVFGTLHTSSAAKTVDRVVDVFPAAEKEMVRAMLSESLRAVISQTLMKRIGGGRVAAHEIMIATPAIRNLIRENKIAQMYSAIQTGQAQGMQTLDQCLQEMTAKGMITKEEARFKAQNKESI; this is translated from the coding sequence ATGGCCGTCGATATCGCACAACTCCTGGCCTTTGCCGTCAAGAACAAGGCCTCCGACCTGCATCTGTCGGCCGGCGTTCCGCCGATGATCCGCGTCGACGGCGACATGAAGCGGATCAACATGCCACCGCTGACGCACAAGGAAGTGCACAGCATGGTGTACGACATCATGAACGACAAGCAGCGGAAGACCTACGAGGAGTTCTTCGAGACGGACTTCTCCTTCGAGGTGCCCAGCCTCGCGCGCTTCCGCGTCAACGCCTTCAACCAGAACCGCGGCGCCGGCGCCGTGTTCCGCAACATCCCGTCGACCGTGCTGACGCTCGACGACCTGGCTGCCCCGAAGGTGTTCAAGGATCTCTGCCTGCTGCCGCGCGGACTGGTGCTGGTCACCGGCCCGACCGGCTCGGGCAAGTCGACCACGCTCGCCGCGATGATCGACTACGTGAACATCAACCGGCCGGATCACATCATCACCATCGAGGACCCGATCGAGTTCGTGCACGAGTCGAAGCGCAGCCTGGTCAATCAGCGCGAGGTGCACCGCGATACGCTCGGCTTCTCGGAGGCGCTGCGCTCTGCGCTGCGTGAGGACCCGGACGTGATCCTGGTCGGCGAGCTGCGCGACCTCGAGACCATCCGGCTGGCGCTGACCGCGGCGGAGACCGGTCACCTGGTGTTCGGTACGCTGCACACCAGCTCGGCCGCCAAGACCGTGGACCGCGTCGTCGACGTGTTCCCGGCGGCCGAGAAGGAGATGGTCCGCGCCATGCTGTCCGAGTCATTGCGCGCGGTGATCTCGCAGACGCTGATGAAGCGGATCGGCGGCGGCCGCGTCGCGGCCCACGAGATCATGATCGCCACGCCGGCCATCCGGAACCTGATCCGCGAGAACAAGATCGCCCAGATGTACTCGGCGATCCAGACGGGCCAGGCCCAGGGCATGCAGACGCTCGACCAGTGCCTGCAGGAGATGACAGCCAAGGGCATGATCACCAAGGAAGAAGCGCGCTTCAAGGCGCAGAACAAGGAATCGATCTGA
- a CDS encoding insulinase family protein gives ARLRRAMPRALLPKVTRRRAVKSSLMLALTRWLVISTVAGLMLASCPLHASSLNEAIQPERVTLDNGLEVWLKSRPGSGSISLIAGVKLGRRYETLHQRGLVHFVEHMVFQGTSKRSRKGLDQDVRARGGDSWGRAGDDLTWIGLELPAGELEFGLKWLAEVLFDSTFPPDRVEVTRKVVIRERTPRELGTLWWRLTREVFGENSLVQGPKDHKSELRNLRRVSRDELVRLYGEQYVPNNVVLAVVGDFEPERALGLVRDVFGHIPRGPDPPAGARSAPAVRDRRASVAAFGNYKSSHVWCGYAVPSCAVDDLSRLHWMFWLMSIRAKDRIREEEGWSYAIGYYPGHATFHGSAEAQPFLLMADCRHSDIGRVQRIMRQELARIRSESLSPRDIEMMRAAAASGWREFVESNRQLASVYVGWAVYQGSPPDVEAMTDALTSAGILHTAQVYLRPQRRLAAYHRPYKTPRQLIVMAAVIVAVLGVLVVLGRRTNARLAPRTEHIEETLGSRNTPRFVCARVLRALIYDGAAILVFVWLPWKLSEYLFTRAMFGAEIAVWLAYMGGFFTVIVALSFTAIARRVVVSSDGLLIVTAGFHIILRPERMRSVEVGTLGMWRFAFDPRVFVLGGDTGRWVLVRGPLRTRWYLAVKDPEQFARDAAALLSRGAVIPRAESAPAAGGSE, from the coding sequence AGCGCGGCTGCGAAGAGCCATGCCGCGGGCGTTGCTGCCGAAGGTGACGCGGCGGCGCGCGGTGAAATCATCCCTCATGCTCGCCCTGACGCGCTGGCTGGTTATCTCTACCGTCGCGGGCCTCATGCTCGCATCGTGTCCACTCCATGCCTCCTCGCTTAACGAAGCCATTCAGCCCGAACGCGTAACCCTCGACAACGGCCTCGAGGTCTGGCTCAAGTCTCGCCCGGGCTCGGGCTCCATTAGTCTTATCGCGGGCGTCAAGTTGGGACGCCGCTACGAGACGCTTCACCAGCGCGGACTCGTCCACTTCGTGGAGCACATGGTGTTCCAGGGCACGAGTAAGCGGTCGCGCAAGGGCCTTGACCAAGACGTAAGGGCGCGCGGCGGCGACAGCTGGGGCAGAGCGGGCGACGATCTGACGTGGATCGGGCTTGAACTCCCGGCCGGTGAACTCGAGTTCGGGCTGAAATGGCTGGCGGAAGTCCTGTTCGACTCGACGTTTCCGCCCGACCGTGTCGAGGTCACGCGCAAGGTCGTCATCAGAGAACGGACGCCCAGAGAGCTCGGCACCCTGTGGTGGCGACTGACGCGCGAAGTCTTCGGGGAGAACTCGCTGGTTCAAGGCCCGAAGGATCACAAGTCAGAACTGCGCAACCTTAGGCGCGTGTCGCGAGATGAGCTGGTGCGGCTGTACGGAGAGCAGTACGTGCCCAACAACGTGGTGCTCGCGGTGGTCGGCGATTTCGAACCGGAGCGTGCGCTCGGACTTGTCCGCGACGTCTTTGGGCACATCCCGCGAGGTCCGGACCCACCGGCGGGAGCACGCAGCGCGCCAGCGGTTCGCGACCGCCGAGCTAGCGTAGCTGCATTCGGCAACTACAAGTCTTCCCACGTATGGTGCGGCTACGCCGTGCCGAGCTGTGCTGTGGACGATCTCAGCCGGCTTCACTGGATGTTCTGGCTCATGAGCATCCGCGCCAAAGACCGCATCCGCGAGGAAGAAGGGTGGTCCTATGCTATCGGGTACTACCCGGGGCACGCGACGTTCCACGGATCAGCGGAGGCACAACCGTTTCTGCTCATGGCGGACTGTCGCCATTCAGACATCGGTCGAGTGCAACGCATCATGCGGCAGGAACTCGCGCGCATCCGCTCTGAGTCCCTCTCCCCGCGAGACATTGAGATGATGCGCGCGGCGGCGGCCAGTGGGTGGCGGGAATTCGTCGAGTCTAACAGACAGCTCGCCAGCGTCTATGTGGGGTGGGCGGTGTACCAAGGAAGCCCGCCCGACGTCGAAGCGATGACGGATGCGTTGACATCGGCTGGGATATTGCACACAGCGCAGGTCTATCTCCGACCTCAGAGACGACTTGCAGCATATCACCGCCCGTACAAGACGCCGCGCCAGTTGATCGTTATGGCGGCGGTCATTGTGGCCGTATTGGGCGTGCTCGTGGTACTTGGGCGGCGTACGAACGCGCGCCTTGCACCGCGGACGGAACACATCGAGGAAACCCTGGGATCGCGCAACACGCCGCGATTCGTCTGCGCGCGCGTGCTGCGGGCGCTCATCTATGACGGAGCCGCGATACTCGTCTTCGTGTGGCTCCCATGGAAATTGAGTGAATACCTCTTCACGCGGGCGATGTTCGGCGCCGAGATCGCGGTCTGGCTCGCATACATGGGGGGATTCTTCACGGTAATAGTGGCGTTATCGTTCACCGCAATCGCCCGCCGGGTCGTGGTCAGCAGCGACGGCCTGCTGATAGTGACCGCTGGATTCCACATAATCCTGCGCCCGGAGCGTATGCGTTCCGTGGAAGTGGGCACTTTAGGCATGTGGCGGTTCGCCTTCGACCCGCGGGTATTCGTCCTCGGCGGTGACACCGGCCGATGGGTGCTCGTCAGGGGGCCATTGAGGACTCGATGGTATCTGGCGGTCAAAGACCCAGAGCAGTTCGCGCGCGACGCCGCAGCGCTGCTGAGTCGAGGCGCAGTGATACCGCGCGCCGAGTCCGCGCCCGCGGCGGGAGGGTCTGAGTGA
- a CDS encoding DUF167 domain-containing protein: MPGWLTRDGDDILLALRVQPRAGRDAIAGPHGDRLRIRIAAAPVDDAANERLCCYIADLFGVPQGRVSVMRGRGGREKLVRVAGAGGLPEELARWMTDP, from the coding sequence ATGCCCGGCTGGCTGACCCGCGATGGCGACGACATCCTGCTCGCGCTGCGGGTGCAACCGCGGGCCGGCCGCGACGCCATCGCAGGGCCGCACGGCGACCGGCTGCGGATCCGGATCGCCGCAGCCCCCGTGGACGACGCCGCCAACGAACGCCTTTGCTGCTACATCGCCGATCTGTTCGGCGTGCCGCAGGGGCGGGTGTCGGTGATGCGCGGACGAGGCGGACGCGAAAAGCTGGTCCGCGTCGCAGGCGCAGGCGGGCTCCCGGAGGAGCTCGCGCGCTGGATGACCGACCCTTGA
- a CDS encoding DUF4426 domain-containing protein produces the protein MRARRAAAATVPPCCAVLAVAGLFAACGGSDRAPQPVAARPYEDPGFVRAAGYEMRYGVVQASALDPDVARGYGIVRSELRAVVTVAVLRQRPAAVPVTVEASVHGVTRRLTGEASPLEFRSVVDGQAVSYIAEFDVRDREPMALEIVSQPSGSTAKLQTRITREFAAD, from the coding sequence TTGAGAGCCCGTCGAGCCGCAGCCGCGACTGTCCCGCCGTGCTGCGCCGTGCTCGCCGTCGCGGGGCTCTTCGCCGCGTGCGGAGGCAGCGACCGGGCACCGCAACCGGTCGCCGCTCGGCCCTACGAGGATCCCGGCTTCGTGCGCGCTGCCGGCTACGAGATGCGCTATGGCGTCGTCCAGGCGAGCGCGCTCGATCCCGACGTCGCAAGAGGTTACGGCATTGTCCGAAGTGAACTTCGAGCTGTGGTCACTGTCGCCGTTTTGCGACAGCGGCCGGCCGCGGTGCCGGTGACCGTCGAGGCGAGCGTGCACGGAGTGACGCGCAGGCTGACCGGCGAGGCTTCACCGCTCGAGTTCCGCAGCGTCGTCGACGGACAGGCAGTCTCCTACATCGCGGAGTTCGACGTCCGCGACCGCGAGCCCATGGCGCTCGAAATCGTGTCACAGCCTTCCGGCAGCACTGCGAAGCTACAGACCAGGATCACGCGCGAGTTCGCCGCGGACTGA
- a CDS encoding YggS family pyridoxal phosphate-dependent enzyme: MLTGPQNLPSRLADVRQRIESAARAAGRDPAGITLIGVTKTHPVELLRSAVAAGLRDFGENYLQEALAKIAALGPGAATWHFIGALQSNKTRPVAESFDWVHTVDRVKIARRLSEQRPWHAPPLQVCLQVHLGDEPSKSGVEPAALPALAAEVAALPRLALRGLMCIPPEEQDPAQQRRWFAELRRLQDGLRSDGYALDALSMGMSGDFESAIAEGATHVRVGTAIFGKRN; encoded by the coding sequence ATGTTAACCGGTCCGCAAAATCTCCCTTCCCGGCTGGCGGATGTCCGTCAGCGCATCGAGTCGGCAGCCCGCGCGGCCGGCAGGGATCCTGCCGGGATCACCCTGATCGGCGTCACCAAGACGCACCCCGTGGAGCTCCTGCGCTCGGCGGTCGCAGCGGGCCTGCGCGACTTCGGCGAGAACTACCTGCAGGAGGCGCTCGCCAAGATCGCAGCCCTCGGTCCCGGCGCGGCGACCTGGCACTTCATCGGCGCGCTGCAGAGCAACAAGACGCGTCCGGTCGCGGAGAGCTTCGACTGGGTCCACACCGTCGACCGGGTGAAGATCGCCCGCCGGCTTTCCGAGCAGCGTCCCTGGCACGCGCCGCCGCTGCAGGTCTGCCTGCAGGTCCATCTCGGCGACGAGCCGTCCAAGTCGGGTGTCGAACCCGCCGCGCTCCCGGCGCTGGCGGCGGAGGTGGCGGCCCTGCCACGCCTGGCGCTGCGCGGACTGATGTGCATCCCGCCGGAGGAGCAGGATCCCGCGCAGCAGCGCCGCTGGTTCGCCGAGTTGAGGCGGCTGCAGGACGGACTGCGCAGCGACGGGTACGCGCTCGACGCGCTGTCGATGGGCATGAGCGGCGACTTCGAGTCGGCGATCGCGGAGGGCGCGACCCACGTGCGGGTCGGGACGGCGATCTTCGGCAAGCGCAATTGA
- a CDS encoding YggT family protein has product MDALIFIVDSLLTLAVYAFLLRLLLQLARADFRNPIAQAVLKLTNWLVLPLRKVLPPIGRVDTASLVAVLIAQLAATGVVFLMLTGTAMPLGPLLLAAARQAIVAAIQLYTVAIIVYALLSFVAPGTYSPAVGLLSSLCNPLLHPVRRVLPPIGGLDFSPLLVILALQALKILIT; this is encoded by the coding sequence ATGGACGCACTGATCTTCATCGTCGACTCGCTGCTCACCCTGGCCGTGTACGCGTTCCTCCTGCGTCTGCTGCTGCAGCTCGCGCGGGCCGACTTCCGCAACCCGATTGCGCAGGCCGTCCTCAAGCTCACGAACTGGCTGGTGCTGCCACTGCGCAAGGTGCTGCCGCCCATCGGGCGCGTCGACACCGCGTCGCTGGTCGCCGTACTGATCGCCCAGCTCGCCGCGACCGGCGTTGTCTTCCTCATGCTGACGGGCACAGCGATGCCGCTCGGACCGCTGCTGCTGGCCGCCGCCCGGCAGGCGATCGTGGCCGCGATCCAGCTGTACACCGTCGCGATCATCGTCTATGCGCTGCTGTCCTTCGTCGCACCCGGGACCTACAGCCCGGCGGTCGGGCTGCTCTCCTCCCTGTGCAATCCCCTGCTGCACCCCGTCCGGCGCGTGCTGCCGCCCATCGGCGGGCTCGACTTCTCTCCCCTGCTCGTGATCCTGGCCCTGCAGGCGCTCAAGATCCTCATCACCTGA
- the tadA gene encoding Flp pilus assembly complex ATPase component TadA: MDREQAIKLMQDLLRRMVERKGSDLFITAGFPPAIKIDGEVRPQSDRALSPEQAATMVRAIMNDRQTREFDATKECNFAIAPPGIGRFRVSAFIQQGNTGCVCRTIQSKIPTIEELELPPILKDIVMSKRGLVIVVGATGSGKSTTLASMVGYRNEKTRGHIVT, from the coding sequence ATGGACCGCGAACAGGCAATCAAGCTCATGCAGGACCTGCTGCGCCGCATGGTCGAGCGCAAGGGGTCCGACCTGTTCATCACTGCCGGTTTCCCGCCGGCCATCAAGATCGACGGCGAGGTGCGGCCGCAGTCCGACCGTGCGCTGTCGCCCGAGCAGGCGGCGACCATGGTGCGCGCGATCATGAACGACCGCCAGACGCGCGAGTTCGACGCCACCAAGGAGTGCAATTTCGCGATCGCGCCGCCGGGCATAGGGCGCTTCCGCGTGAGCGCGTTCATCCAGCAGGGCAACACGGGCTGCGTGTGCCGCACGATCCAGTCCAAGATCCCGACCATCGAGGAGCTCGAGCTGCCGCCGATCCTCAAGGACATCGTCATGTCCAAGCGCGGCCTCGTGATCGTGGTCGGTGCGACCGGTTCCGGCAAGTCGACGACGCTGGCCTCGATGGTCGGCTACCGGAACGAGAAGACCCGCGGCCACATCGTGAC